A stretch of Christensenellaceae bacterium DNA encodes these proteins:
- the yjmD gene encoding putative zinc-type alcohol dehydrogenase-like protein YjmD: MKKFVLSAPYTIETEDAPIPEITDDQVLLRIGYIGICGSDIQMYHGLHKYMTYPVVIGHEVSAIVEKTGKNVSGYTSDELVTVEPQVFCGECWPCRIGRFNVCQRLRVMGVHQDGFACEYFAIDPCYLHSCKGLDPRLAALIEPLAVGIGSVKRAGSLAGQNVVVVGAGTIGNLAAQSAQALGAARVMVTDINQKKLDYAKECGIEYCVNTSAISLPDAIDKYFGMQRADVIVDCAATRGSFASILQAARPSSKIIVTGNFKVPVEIEMPVLQRQEISLIGHMMYVREDFADAIRFAANGDLKLDGFITKVYPSDKLKEAFAFIDENPDDVMKIVISMQE, encoded by the coding sequence TTGAAAAAATTTGTACTGAGCGCTCCTTATACCATCGAAACGGAAGATGCGCCCATTCCTGAGATCACAGACGACCAGGTACTTTTGCGCATCGGATATATCGGCATTTGCGGCTCCGACATCCAGATGTATCACGGACTGCATAAATATATGACCTATCCCGTCGTTATCGGGCATGAGGTATCGGCCATCGTGGAAAAAACCGGTAAGAACGTTTCGGGTTATACGTCCGACGAGCTTGTAACGGTAGAACCGCAGGTGTTTTGCGGCGAATGCTGGCCATGCCGGATCGGGCGTTTCAACGTATGCCAGCGTCTTCGCGTGATGGGCGTGCACCAGGACGGCTTTGCTTGCGAATACTTTGCCATAGACCCTTGCTATCTGCATTCCTGCAAAGGGCTTGACCCCAGGCTCGCCGCGCTCATAGAACCCCTTGCCGTAGGCATCGGTTCCGTAAAACGCGCAGGCAGCCTCGCCGGGCAAAACGTTGTCGTCGTGGGCGCAGGCACCATCGGCAACCTCGCCGCGCAAAGCGCGCAGGCCTTGGGGGCGGCGCGCGTAATGGTAACGGATATTAACCAGAAAAAGCTTGATTACGCGAAAGAATGCGGTATCGAATATTGCGTCAACACCTCGGCTATTTCCTTGCCTGATGCGATTGACAAGTATTTCGGCATGCAGCGCGCGGATGTGATTGTTGACTGTGCCGCGACGCGCGGTTCCTTTGCTTCCATCCTGCAAGCCGCACGGCCCAGCTCCAAAATCATCGTGACCGGCAATTTCAAGGTTCCTGTGGAAATCGAGATGCCCGTGCTCCAACGGCAGGAAATCAGTCTGATTGGGCATATGATGTACGTCCGCGAGGATTTTGCAGATGCCATCCGTTTTGCAGCAAACGGCGATTTGAAGCTTGACGGCTTTATCACCAAAGTTTATCCGTCGGACAAGCTTAAGGAAGCGTTTGCCTTTATCGACGAAAATCCTGACGATGTGATGAAAATCGTCATTTCCATGCAGGAATAG
- a CDS encoding transketolase — MITEQERAYLNELCHKFRIDLIEVLHSKQTGHPGGSLSVCEILTTLYFHTINVYPDDPQNPARDRVVLSKGHAAPMLYRVLAEKGFFPVEEMQTLRDFETRLQGHPCAQDTPGVELSTGPLGLGLSAALGMALSLRLDQSDARVYAILGDGEINEGTIWEACMSASKYAADNLTAILDLNGVQLDGTSAEIMPMGNIRAKFESFGWYCIECDGHDVGALIDAYEHAHAKKGMPSIILAHTVKGKGVSFMEGKNAWHGKPIGDADYKAAMLELGGTK, encoded by the coding sequence ATGATAACGGAACAAGAACGTGCTTATCTCAATGAATTATGTCATAAGTTCAGGATCGACCTCATCGAAGTGCTGCACTCCAAGCAGACGGGTCATCCCGGCGGTTCTCTCTCGGTATGCGAAATTCTGACCACGCTTTATTTTCATACAATCAATGTGTATCCGGACGATCCCCAGAATCCGGCGCGCGACCGCGTTGTCCTCTCCAAGGGCCATGCGGCGCCTATGCTGTACCGCGTATTGGCGGAAAAGGGCTTCTTCCCCGTTGAAGAAATGCAAACCCTGCGCGACTTCGAAACGCGCCTGCAGGGGCACCCATGCGCGCAGGATACGCCCGGCGTAGAGCTTTCCACCGGTCCGCTCGGCCTCGGCCTTTCGGCGGCGCTCGGCATGGCGCTTTCCTTGCGCCTTGATCAAAGCGACGCGCGCGTATACGCGATCCTCGGCGACGGTGAAATCAACGAGGGCACCATCTGGGAAGCATGCATGTCCGCTTCCAAATACGCCGCCGACAACCTGACCGCTATCCTTGACCTGAACGGCGTGCAGCTCGACGGAACGTCTGCGGAGATCATGCCTATGGGTAATATACGCGCCAAATTCGAATCTTTCGGCTGGTATTGCATCGAATGCGACGGCCACGACGTCGGTGCGCTCATCGACGCCTACGAACATGCCCATGCAAAAAAAGGCATGCCATCCATCATATTGGCGCATACCGTCAAGGGGAAAGGCGTATCCTTTATGGAGGGCAAAAACGCATGGCACGGCAAACCGATCGGCGATGCGGATTACAAGGCCGCTATGCTTGAGCTGGGAGGTACAAAATAA
- a CDS encoding cyclase — protein sequence MKMPNVTKILDLSQPIFHNCPAWPTYLPTNVNYEAQHVTHGFLAERIDFNSHTGTHLDAPRHFFPDGKTVDQMDLFSFQGRGVVINLKDMDSSSIGAKQLEPFADLLHQGDIALLYTGWGEKRAMTAEYMYEWPYITRDGAQWLVDHGVKTICIDGMSAGGWPEGTGRPPHEVLLSSSVVIVEEVYMDDELLEESEWYVVAFPLKLQGFGGAPCRVVAMKIGD from the coding sequence ATGAAAATGCCTAATGTAACCAAAATCCTTGATTTGAGTCAGCCTATCTTCCATAACTGTCCTGCATGGCCGACCTATCTGCCCACCAACGTAAATTATGAAGCGCAGCATGTAACGCATGGTTTTTTGGCGGAGCGTATCGATTTCAACAGTCACACCGGTACGCACCTGGACGCTCCCCGCCACTTTTTTCCGGACGGAAAAACAGTAGACCAGATGGATCTCTTCAGTTTCCAGGGCAGGGGCGTTGTCATCAATTTAAAAGATATGGATTCTTCTTCTATCGGCGCTAAGCAGCTTGAGCCGTTTGCGGACTTGCTTCATCAGGGCGATATTGCATTGCTATATACAGGCTGGGGCGAAAAACGCGCCATGACCGCTGAATATATGTACGAATGGCCTTATATCACCCGTGACGGCGCGCAATGGCTCGTCGATCACGGCGTTAAAACAATTTGTATCGACGGTATGAGCGCAGGCGGCTGGCCGGAGGGCACGGGCCGTCCCCCGCATGAGGTACTGCTGTCAAGCAGCGTCGTCATTGTAGAAGAGGTTTACATGGACGACGAGCTTCTTGAGGAAAGCGAATGGTACGTAGTCGCCTTTCCTTTAAAGCTGCAAGGGTTCGGCGGCGCGCCCTGCCGCGTCGTCGCTATGAAAATCGGGGACTGA
- the rbsC_1 gene encoding sugar ABC transporter permease, whose product MSKNQLPNQGASKWGVIRVKYRTELAMGIIMVAFFILMCILTANFRTAQNLSNVASQVAIIAILSIGQTFVMLTGGIDLSVGSVLGISAMSMAMIMAATQNIAIAIVIGLLIGLAIGSLNGFLVSYMRIPAFICTLGMQMIARGATYLVSNGRSVSNIPDGFSAIAKLEVVPYVRIYYVAIVVLFIVMAWCLNNTKLGRYIYAIGSNAGAARLAGVNVKRFTLYPYMISGLMAALGALLMSSRLMGVDATYGANYEMDTLAAVVIGGVAMTGGKGTLVGTAIGVVFMGLVKNGLDLLGVSPYWQTVTVGIIIIAALLIESISTMIREKKKATVA is encoded by the coding sequence ATGAGCAAAAATCAATTACCCAATCAGGGCGCTTCGAAGTGGGGCGTGATTCGCGTAAAATACCGCACGGAGCTGGCTATGGGCATTATCATGGTCGCATTTTTCATCCTGATGTGTATCCTGACGGCAAATTTCCGCACAGCACAAAATTTAAGCAACGTCGCCTCGCAGGTCGCTATCATCGCGATTCTCTCCATCGGCCAAACTTTCGTTATGCTTACCGGCGGTATCGATCTTTCCGTCGGCAGCGTTCTGGGAATTTCCGCCATGTCCATGGCGATGATCATGGCCGCTACGCAGAATATTGCGATAGCGATCGTGATCGGGCTGCTGATTGGTCTTGCCATCGGTTCTTTAAACGGCTTCCTGGTTTCCTACATGCGCATTCCGGCGTTTATCTGTACGCTGGGCATGCAAATGATTGCGCGCGGCGCTACTTACCTCGTTTCCAACGGCCGCTCGGTTTCCAACATTCCAGACGGCTTCTCCGCGATTGCCAAATTGGAGGTTGTCCCTTATGTACGCATTTATTATGTCGCCATCGTCGTACTCTTTATCGTTATGGCATGGTGCCTTAACAATACGAAGCTCGGACGCTATATTTACGCGATCGGCAGCAACGCGGGCGCAGCGCGGCTTGCGGGTGTTAATGTAAAGCGGTTTACACTGTACCCCTACATGATCAGCGGCCTGATGGCAGCGCTCGGCGCATTGCTGATGTCCTCGCGCCTGATGGGCGTTGACGCGACGTACGGCGCGAACTACGAAATGGATACCCTGGCCGCAGTCGTCATTGGCGGTGTCGCCATGACCGGCGGCAAGGGCACGCTTGTCGGTACCGCCATCGGCGTTGTATTTATGGGACTTGTCAAAAACGGCCTCGACCTGCTGGGAGTGTCCCCTTACTGGCAGACTGTCACGGTAGGCATCATCATCATTGCGGCCCTGCTTATCGAAAGTATCAGCACCATGATACGTGAAAAGAAGAAAGCTACCGTAGCCTGA
- a CDS encoding GntR family transcriptional regulator, translating into MEENSSLLDSTYSHLKNMIIMGKYSQNSRLVVSKLSEELGVSHTPINEALNRLVSEGYVEFMPRRGMKVKQLTFEEIAETYEMRKMIELYCAEDMIYYAKTVPLYLEELHKCTDKQNEMGYKINAENDMKHFFEYETYFHQLLLSATNNKQMFTLYRNLKSNGMFYYMMQSTHHKLSKARYLQTMKEHGDILKALEDENLRRLKTLLTRHLEKSQANLVQTIQNEKEHDNSPFIQSLRMRKREK; encoded by the coding sequence TTGGAAGAGAATTCATCTTTGCTTGATTCAACGTATTCTCATTTAAAAAATATGATTATTATGGGAAAATATTCGCAGAATAGTCGTTTGGTGGTTAGTAAACTCTCGGAAGAATTGGGAGTCAGCCACACGCCGATCAACGAAGCGCTGAATCGTTTGGTTTCTGAAGGTTATGTCGAATTCATGCCCAGGCGCGGTATGAAAGTAAAGCAGCTTACATTCGAGGAAATTGCAGAGACGTATGAAATGCGCAAAATGATCGAGCTTTACTGTGCGGAAGACATGATCTATTATGCAAAAACAGTTCCACTATACTTGGAGGAACTGCACAAATGCACGGATAAGCAAAACGAAATGGGGTATAAAATCAACGCGGAAAACGATATGAAGCACTTTTTTGAGTACGAAACGTACTTTCATCAACTGCTTCTGTCGGCTACGAACAACAAACAAATGTTCACGCTGTACCGCAACTTAAAATCAAACGGCATGTTTTATTATATGATGCAGTCAACGCACCATAAGCTTTCCAAAGCGAGATACCTGCAGACGATGAAAGAACACGGGGATATTTTAAAAGCGCTGGAAGACGAAAACTTAAGAAGGCTGAAAACCTTGCTCACAAGGCATCTGGAAAAATCGCAGGCGAACCTGGTACAGACGATCCAGAACGAAAAGGAGCACGATAACAGTCCCTTTATCCAGAGCCTGCGGATGCGCAAGCGTGAAAAATAA
- a CDS encoding putative ABC transporter periplasmic-binding protein y4mI: protein MKKTLVTILAVVLVVAFALAGCAPAETTPSQSASAPAASESAAAPASSESAAASTDAGGAKKIAYLAPSFNTPFWVYCEDGIKDICEKQGWEVTSYDSNNEASTQLKNAQNAIAAGADAIIISPTDSAACPAVLEEAQKSNVPVVICDVGTDSGEFLTQIVTPNEAGAYEVGQYFAKYVKDNNLEGVVGEITIPLARINGQNRQKGFQKALDEAGIKKTTVLESSDFSVDEAYGQAKNIISANPDLMAIWSHHSQATLGIVKALDELGMSDKVLVACFDGDPDIIDYLKDGKILVCGAQQPIQMGREAVNALIAFWNGEDVPKETPVEVLLLTKDTVNDQIDEIVANVCPVNS, encoded by the coding sequence ATGAAAAAGACTTTAGTAACTATTTTGGCGGTTGTATTGGTCGTTGCTTTCGCCCTCGCCGGCTGCGCGCCCGCTGAAACAACCCCTTCACAGTCCGCTTCCGCGCCAGCCGCTTCAGAATCGGCGGCAGCGCCCGCTTCTTCGGAATCCGCCGCTGCATCGACCGACGCAGGCGGCGCAAAAAAGATCGCTTACCTGGCGCCTTCTTTCAATACGCCTTTCTGGGTCTACTGTGAAGACGGTATCAAGGACATATGCGAGAAACAGGGTTGGGAAGTAACGTCTTACGACTCCAACAACGAAGCGTCCACACAGCTTAAAAATGCACAAAACGCAATTGCCGCCGGCGCAGATGCGATTATCATCTCTCCTACGGACAGCGCGGCATGTCCGGCTGTTCTGGAAGAAGCGCAAAAATCCAATGTTCCCGTCGTGATCTGCGACGTTGGTACGGACTCCGGCGAATTCCTGACTCAGATCGTTACGCCGAATGAAGCCGGCGCATATGAAGTCGGCCAGTATTTCGCAAAATACGTCAAAGACAACAACTTAGAAGGCGTTGTCGGCGAAATCACCATCCCGCTTGCACGCATCAACGGCCAGAACCGCCAGAAAGGTTTCCAGAAAGCCCTTGACGAAGCCGGAATCAAAAAGACGACGGTGCTCGAGAGCAGCGACTTCTCCGTGGACGAAGCGTATGGCCAGGCGAAAAACATCATCAGTGCAAATCCTGACCTGATGGCGATTTGGTCTCACCATTCCCAGGCCACACTGGGTATCGTAAAAGCTCTTGACGAGCTCGGCATGAGCGACAAAGTCCTCGTTGCCTGCTTCGACGGCGATCCGGACATCATTGATTACTTAAAAGATGGCAAGATCCTCGTTTGCGGCGCGCAGCAGCCGATCCAGATGGGGCGCGAAGCAGTCAATGCCCTGATCGCTTTCTGGAATGGCGAAGACGTTCCGAAAGAAACTCCGGTTGAGGTCCTGCTCCTGACCAAGGATACGGTAAACGACCAGATCGATGAAATCGTTGCCAATGTTTGCCCTGTAAATTCATAA
- the fabG_1 gene encoding beta-ketoacyl-ACP reductase yields MKYDDLKDKTAIVTGAARGIGFASAKLLAEHGATVVIADMRFSLAQESANALIGEGLRAVAAEVDVKSQESIDAMVEDVSAKQGRIDILVNNAGIADATPMLDLTQDAWDNLIDINLRGAQLCTQACLKKMIGQGCGKLIFMASRAGEMGSPLVAPSYCASKGGILALAKSYALFCAPYNINANAIAPGFIETDMTKGRDDPNSVPIKRLGTPLDVAKSVYFLASDLSDYVTGAVIDVNGGLYIR; encoded by the coding sequence ATGAAATACGATGATTTAAAAGATAAAACCGCAATCGTGACGGGCGCGGCCCGAGGGATCGGCTTTGCCTCGGCCAAGCTGCTTGCGGAGCACGGGGCGACGGTGGTGATCGCCGATATGCGCTTTTCGCTCGCGCAGGAAAGCGCGAATGCTTTGATTGGCGAAGGGCTTCGGGCGGTGGCGGCAGAGGTTGACGTGAAATCGCAGGAGTCCATCGACGCGATGGTGGAGGACGTAAGCGCAAAGCAAGGCAGGATAGACATCCTCGTCAATAACGCCGGTATCGCAGACGCGACGCCCATGCTCGATTTGACACAGGATGCATGGGATAACCTGATCGATATTAATTTGCGCGGGGCGCAGCTTTGTACGCAGGCATGCCTGAAAAAAATGATCGGACAGGGCTGTGGAAAGTTGATTTTTATGGCGTCTCGGGCGGGCGAAATGGGAAGCCCATTGGTAGCGCCCAGTTATTGCGCGTCTAAGGGCGGGATTCTTGCCCTTGCGAAATCGTACGCACTGTTTTGCGCACCGTATAATATCAATGCAAACGCTATCGCGCCGGGATTCATCGAAACGGATATGACAAAAGGGCGCGACGATCCGAACTCCGTGCCGATCAAAAGGCTGGGCACGCCGCTCGACGTGGCAAAAAGCGTATATTTTTTGGCATCCGATCTTTCGGATTATGTGACGGGAGCAGTGATCGACGTTAACGGCGGACTTTATATCCGTTAG
- the ygbK gene encoding membrane protein, translated as MAQLMLLADDFTGALDAGVQFAQHGASVFVTADGEFAADTRADVIVIDMESRHETPEKAYQKVYRQTEYAARRHIPFLYKKTDSTMRGNIGAELAAMLEASGRNILVFVPAFPRMERTVKDGIFRVAGELLTETSYARDPFQPVTTDKVVDIVKSQTELPVRMIDVTSEKLPQDDMPVILVCDAQSEKELEKIAGRLAPAADKIVLAGCAGFAAYAASYIRGTRQRDTESRLERPGHIMLCGSINERTRRQVSYAKKLGMSSYRLRPADYLGAGLTQESADRIRELGRGDGAALLYTADSEDDIRAAKDYAAANGLGKENLHLRIAQGLGRIARYCILGGHIGLLSVIGGDTLFGAIRGIRPKGLVLCREALPGVILSRLLLENGMEKYMLSKAGSFGDEAVLWDMGRLFQ; from the coding sequence ATGGCACAATTGATGCTTTTGGCGGATGATTTTACGGGCGCGCTGGACGCGGGCGTACAGTTTGCCCAGCATGGGGCAAGCGTCTTTGTGACGGCTGACGGAGAATTTGCTGCGGATACGCGCGCGGACGTGATCGTAATCGACATGGAATCGCGTCACGAAACGCCGGAAAAAGCATATCAAAAGGTTTACAGACAAACGGAATATGCCGCGCGCAGGCATATTCCGTTTCTTTATAAGAAGACGGATTCCACTATGCGCGGGAACATCGGCGCGGAGCTCGCGGCGATGCTCGAAGCGTCAGGGCGAAATATATTGGTGTTTGTTCCGGCGTTTCCACGGATGGAACGAACGGTGAAAGACGGGATATTCAGAGTGGCCGGCGAGCTGCTGACGGAAACCTCGTATGCGCGAGACCCGTTCCAGCCGGTCACTACCGATAAGGTCGTGGATATTGTCAAAAGCCAGACAGAATTGCCTGTGCGTATGATCGATGTGACATCGGAGAAGTTACCGCAGGACGATATGCCTGTTATTTTGGTGTGCGACGCGCAGAGTGAGAAAGAACTGGAGAAGATTGCAGGGCGGCTTGCGCCTGCCGCGGATAAAATCGTACTCGCGGGCTGTGCCGGATTTGCGGCATATGCCGCTTCCTATATTCGCGGAACACGGCAAAGGGATACGGAAAGCAGGCTGGAGCGCCCGGGCCATATCATGCTGTGCGGCAGCATCAACGAGCGTACGCGTCGGCAGGTGTCGTATGCAAAGAAGCTGGGCATGTCAAGTTATAGGCTGCGTCCTGCGGATTACCTGGGGGCTGGATTGACACAGGAATCGGCGGACAGAATACGCGAGCTTGGACGAGGTGACGGCGCGGCGCTGCTATATACCGCGGACAGCGAGGATGATATTCGCGCGGCAAAGGATTACGCTGCCGCAAACGGGCTGGGGAAAGAAAATCTTCACCTGCGTATTGCGCAGGGGCTGGGGCGTATCGCGCGATATTGTATCTTGGGCGGGCATATCGGTCTGCTTTCGGTGATCGGCGGGGATACGCTGTTCGGCGCGATACGGGGGATACGGCCTAAGGGGCTTGTCCTTTGCCGCGAGGCGCTGCCGGGCGTAATTTTGTCGCGGCTGCTGCTGGAGAACGGAATGGAAAAGTATATGCTTTCCAAGGCGGGCAGTTTTGGTGATGAAGCGGTATTGTGGGATATGGGACGCTTGTTTCAATGA
- the pdhC_1 gene encoding dihydrolipoamide acetyltransferase component of pyruvate dehydrogenase complex, with protein MANFILMPQKGLTEESVIMGDWHVKKGDIVGEGDILFEIETGKATFPVESDAAGTILEMIGEPGDEIRVKEVVCVIGEPGESYTLPHAAGAAAPKEDVHEEKKPEVKPDAAPAEVKAPAAETRPAVGRVFASPIVRKLAKEKGVDLGKVTPSGPNGRIIRADLEKYLNGRPDTAGQASQTEERVIAHTHIRKIIADNMMKSIHGMAQLTMAAEIDASQMIEYRRKTKAKADMLAYAGATLNDMIVFALSRTLPQFPEFNAHYQEDGLHVFSDTNIGISVDTDRGLMVPTVMRANRKSLNAIARETKELIALCKEGSVDPSRLAGGTFTLTNLGTTGITVFTPIINPPQTAILGVGTLCYRQRVENGEFITYPCMTLSLTFDHRAVDGAPAARFLQAVAKRLENFPLLLSE; from the coding sequence ATGGCAAATTTTATATTAATGCCGCAAAAGGGCCTGACGGAAGAAAGCGTCATCATGGGCGATTGGCATGTGAAAAAGGGAGATATTGTAGGCGAAGGAGACATCCTGTTCGAGATCGAGACGGGAAAAGCGACGTTCCCTGTTGAGAGCGACGCGGCAGGGACAATCCTGGAGATGATCGGAGAGCCGGGCGACGAGATCCGTGTAAAGGAAGTCGTGTGCGTGATCGGAGAGCCGGGCGAAAGTTATACGCTGCCCCATGCTGCGGGAGCCGCCGCCCCAAAAGAGGATGTGCATGAAGAGAAAAAACCGGAAGTAAAGCCGGACGCGGCGCCTGCGGAGGTAAAAGCGCCCGCAGCAGAAACGAGACCTGCGGTGGGACGGGTTTTTGCTTCGCCCATTGTGCGTAAGCTGGCAAAGGAAAAAGGCGTTGACCTTGGAAAGGTCACGCCGAGCGGGCCTAATGGACGTATTATCCGAGCAGACCTGGAAAAATATTTAAACGGGCGTCCGGACACGGCCGGACAGGCGTCACAAACGGAAGAACGCGTGATAGCGCATACGCATATCCGTAAGATCATTGCCGATAATATGATGAAATCGATCCACGGTATGGCGCAGCTCACGATGGCTGCAGAGATCGACGCGTCACAAATGATAGAATACCGCAGGAAGACAAAGGCAAAGGCGGATATGCTTGCGTATGCCGGCGCGACGCTCAATGATATGATCGTATTTGCGCTGTCGCGAACGCTGCCTCAGTTTCCGGAGTTCAACGCCCATTACCAGGAAGACGGCTTGCATGTGTTTTCTGACACAAATATTGGAATATCCGTGGATACGGACAGGGGACTGATGGTGCCTACCGTGATGCGGGCCAACAGGAAGAGCCTGAACGCCATCGCGCGCGAAACAAAGGAACTGATCGCGCTGTGCAAGGAAGGCTCTGTGGACCCGTCAAGACTGGCGGGCGGAACATTTACGCTGACCAACCTCGGCACCACGGGCATCACGGTATTCACACCCATTATCAACCCGCCGCAGACGGCTATTCTGGGAGTTGGAACGCTTTGTTATCGGCAGCGTGTGGAGAACGGCGAATTTATTACATACCCGTGTATGACCCTGTCGCTCACGTTTGACCACCGCGCCGTGGACGGCGCTCCGGCAGCGCGGTTTTTGCAGGCGGTCGCCAAACGGCTGGAAAATTTTCCATTGCTATTATCCGAGTAA
- the pdxA gene encoding 4-hydroxythreonine-4-phosphate dehydrogenase, whose protein sequence is MRSILAITMGDAAGVGAEIAVKALRNRNVYEKCIPVVVGDYEPMADAAAFTKSGLTLNKIDDPSQARGEFGVIDVIDMGFLQPQGWEYKKVSAKTGDAAYHYVVKGIDLVLEGRAHAVVTGPINKEAIHEAGHQFAGHTEIFAHRTKCGNYAMMLTSKDLRVIHCTTHVSLKRACDMVTTERVLGVIALADEALKLLGIRQPRIAVAGLNPHCSENGLFGDEEQKWIIPAIAQARAKGLIVEGPVPPDTVFVKAMAKQYDIVVAMYHDQGHIPLKLSGFKLNPETNRFESMSGVNITVGLPIIRTSVDHGTAFDRAGEGRANEESMVEAIEMAVVMASNKFPELA, encoded by the coding sequence ATGAGATCAATCCTTGCAATTACGATGGGCGATGCGGCCGGTGTAGGCGCGGAGATCGCCGTGAAAGCGCTGCGCAACCGGAACGTTTACGAAAAGTGTATTCCGGTTGTGGTGGGCGATTATGAGCCGATGGCGGACGCGGCTGCTTTTACGAAAAGCGGGCTTACGCTAAACAAGATCGACGACCCGTCGCAGGCCAGGGGTGAGTTCGGCGTAATCGACGTGATCGATATGGGCTTTTTGCAGCCGCAGGGCTGGGAGTATAAAAAGGTGAGCGCAAAGACGGGCGACGCGGCGTATCATTATGTCGTGAAAGGCATTGACCTTGTGCTTGAGGGCCGCGCGCACGCTGTCGTGACAGGCCCGATTAACAAGGAAGCGATCCATGAGGCGGGGCACCAGTTTGCCGGACATACTGAAATTTTTGCGCACCGGACAAAGTGCGGAAATTACGCAATGATGCTTACTTCAAAGGATCTGCGGGTTATTCATTGTACGACGCATGTTTCTTTGAAGCGGGCGTGCGACATGGTGACCACGGAGCGGGTGCTTGGTGTGATCGCCCTGGCGGACGAGGCGCTTAAGCTGCTCGGAATCAGGCAGCCGAGGATTGCGGTTGCGGGCCTTAATCCGCATTGCTCGGAAAACGGGCTTTTTGGCGACGAGGAGCAAAAGTGGATTATTCCCGCCATAGCACAGGCGCGGGCGAAAGGCCTTATCGTAGAGGGGCCTGTGCCGCCGGATACTGTTTTTGTCAAGGCGATGGCGAAGCAATACGATATTGTGGTCGCTATGTACCATGACCAGGGGCATATCCCGCTCAAGCTGAGCGGCTTTAAGCTGAATCCGGAGACAAATCGGTTTGAATCCATGAGCGGCGTTAATATCACGGTGGGATTGCCGATCATTCGCACTTCGGTGGACCACGGAACCGCTTTTGACAGAGCGGGCGAGGGCCGCGCGAATGAGGAGAGCATGGTGGAAGCCATCGAGATGGCGGTAGTCATGGCAAGCAACAAGTTTCCGGAACTTGCGTAG
- a CDS encoding transketolase — MTKEIREVYGEALVKYGRDDKRVVVLDADVSGSTKSAMFQAACPERFFNVGIAEANMTAMAGGFAASGKIPFVNTFAVFLTSIGLISARAFGSYSGLPIKLMGAYSGLSDAFDGPSHHAIEDIAIMRSLANFKVYVAGDAVQTDWLVKHAIEDRSPMYIRLSRNAFKDIYASGETFIDGKAKTVREGKDVAIIACGAMVGYALDAAGILAKEGIEARVIDMFCLKPIDRAAVANAARQCGAIVTAEEHNVIGGLGGAVSEVLCQENAVCPVTFVGMNDLHAECGPYDSLMQKYGLDANAIADAVRKAVAKK, encoded by the coding sequence ATGACCAAAGAAATCAGAGAAGTATATGGGGAAGCCCTGGTAAAGTATGGCAGGGATGACAAGAGGGTCGTCGTGCTCGACGCGGACGTTTCAGGGTCTACCAAATCCGCGATGTTCCAGGCGGCGTGCCCGGAACGTTTCTTCAACGTAGGTATCGCGGAAGCAAACATGACCGCTATGGCGGGAGGATTTGCCGCCAGCGGCAAAATTCCCTTCGTCAATACTTTCGCGGTGTTTCTGACCAGTATCGGGCTCATTTCCGCCCGCGCTTTCGGCTCCTATTCCGGTCTTCCCATCAAGCTGATGGGCGCGTACAGCGGACTGTCAGACGCGTTTGACGGCCCCAGCCACCACGCGATCGAAGACATCGCCATCATGCGCAGCCTCGCCAATTTCAAGGTCTATGTCGCCGGAGACGCCGTGCAGACAGACTGGTTGGTAAAACATGCCATCGAGGATCGCTCGCCCATGTATATCCGCCTTTCGCGCAACGCTTTCAAGGATATTTATGCGTCCGGCGAAACCTTTATTGATGGCAAAGCCAAAACCGTGCGCGAGGGCAAAGACGTTGCCATAATCGCCTGCGGCGCAATGGTCGGTTACGCACTGGACGCGGCCGGTATTCTTGCCAAAGAAGGAATCGAGGCGCGCGTTATCGATATGTTCTGTTTAAAGCCCATCGACCGCGCGGCCGTCGCAAACGCCGCCCGTCAATGCGGGGCGATCGTGACCGCCGAGGAACATAATGTGATCGGCGGACTGGGCGGGGCCGTCTCTGAGGTTCTGTGCCAGGAAAACGCCGTATGTCCCGTTACCTTTGTGGGCATGAACGATTTGCACGCGGAGTGCGGCCCTTACGACAGCTTGATGCAAAAATACGGCCTTGACGCAAACGCCATCGCGGACGCGGTAAGGAAAGCGGTCGCCAAAAAGTAA